One region of Pseudoalteromonas galatheae genomic DNA includes:
- a CDS encoding D-alanine--D-alanine ligase, protein MSSQFGKVAVLLGGSSAEREVSLKSGNAVLNAFVNQGVDAIAFDPAERNLWQLKDLGVDRVFIALHGRGGEDGTIQGALEFMGIPYTGSGVLGSALAMDKVRCKHLFQSAKLSTAPYAVVSKETGFDAKALIAEFGKVMVKPSHEGSSIGMAQADSEETLTAALNNAFKFDDQVLVEQWITGREFTVSMLGKEALPVIEMRTPRGFYDYEAKYQVNSTEYYCPADISAAHTEQLQVMAKHAFELVGATGWGRVDAMQDEQGHFYLLEVNTVPGMTEKSLVPMAAKAVGVSFEQLVVRILEQTL, encoded by the coding sequence ATGAGTAGTCAGTTTGGAAAAGTAGCCGTATTACTTGGCGGTAGTTCAGCAGAGCGAGAGGTGTCGCTAAAGTCTGGTAATGCAGTGTTAAATGCTTTCGTTAACCAAGGTGTTGATGCGATTGCTTTTGATCCAGCAGAACGTAATTTATGGCAACTTAAAGACCTAGGTGTGGATCGTGTATTCATCGCACTGCATGGCCGTGGCGGTGAAGATGGCACTATTCAAGGTGCGCTTGAGTTTATGGGGATACCATACACAGGAAGCGGTGTACTTGGTAGTGCGCTTGCAATGGATAAAGTCCGCTGTAAGCATCTTTTTCAGTCTGCTAAGTTAAGTACGGCACCTTATGCTGTGGTAAGCAAAGAGACGGGTTTTGACGCTAAGGCGCTAATCGCTGAGTTTGGTAAAGTCATGGTAAAACCAAGCCACGAAGGCTCAAGTATAGGTATGGCTCAGGCAGACAGCGAAGAGACCCTGACTGCGGCATTAAATAATGCCTTTAAATTTGACGATCAAGTTCTCGTTGAACAATGGATCACTGGACGTGAATTTACCGTGTCTATGCTTGGTAAAGAGGCATTGCCTGTTATTGAAATGCGTACGCCTCGTGGTTTTTATGACTATGAAGCGAAATACCAAGTTAATAGTACAGAGTATTATTGTCCGGCAGATATTAGCGCTGCACATACTGAGCAATTACAAGTGATGGCAAAGCACGCTTTTGAATTGGTTGGTGCCACTGGTTGGGGACGTGTAGACGCCATGCAAGATGAACAGGGCCATTTCTATCTACTCGAGGTAAATACCGTACCTGGTATGACCGAAAAGTCATTGGTGCCGATGGCAGCAAAAGCGGTGGGTGTAAGTTTTGAGCAATTAGTTGTTCGCATTTTGGAGCAAACGCTTTAA
- a CDS encoding cell division protein FtsQ/DivIB, with protein MRAFLAGLKLIGSRVNWPLFWGLSFFFVVIFTLVRGTYWVSDWLVAHHDAQIKTLKVLGKPHYTNEDDIVAAIKTADLNSFFELDVKAVHKAVKSLPWIATVSVRKQWPDTLQVYVVEHKPVAHWNSDSLLNDDGEVFQASSNKLPQGLPELYGPEGSAEEAWQTFKQFKALLAVNQFTLESLALSERFAWQLWLDNGIRLNLGREDKAKRVQRFIDVYPRMERPEGKVIDVIDLRYDTGLAVSWKEPTEQQEQQNNKSEA; from the coding sequence ATGCGAGCATTTTTGGCAGGGTTGAAGCTGATCGGTTCAAGAGTGAACTGGCCCCTTTTCTGGGGACTTAGCTTCTTCTTTGTGGTGATTTTTACATTGGTGAGAGGAACATACTGGGTAAGTGATTGGTTAGTTGCACATCATGATGCGCAAATAAAAACACTCAAAGTACTCGGTAAACCACATTACACCAATGAAGATGACATTGTGGCGGCAATTAAAACCGCAGATTTAAATAGTTTTTTTGAACTTGATGTAAAAGCAGTCCACAAGGCGGTAAAGTCTTTGCCTTGGATTGCGACAGTGTCAGTCAGAAAACAATGGCCGGATACGCTGCAAGTCTATGTGGTGGAACATAAGCCGGTTGCGCATTGGAACAGCGATTCATTACTCAATGATGATGGTGAAGTATTCCAAGCAAGCAGTAACAAGTTGCCGCAGGGGCTGCCTGAATTATATGGCCCTGAAGGGAGTGCTGAAGAAGCATGGCAAACATTTAAGCAGTTTAAAGCCTTGTTGGCGGTAAATCAGTTTACGTTGGAAAGTTTAGCGCTTTCAGAACGATTTGCTTGGCAGCTATGGCTGGACAATGGGATCCGATTAAATTTAGGGCGTGAAGACAAAGCCAAACGAGTACAACGTTTTATTGACGTGTATCCACGTATGGAGCGGCCTGAAGGTAAAGTAATCGATGTCATTGATTTACGCTACGACACGGGACTGGCAGTGAGTTGGAAAGAACCTACTGAGCAGCAAGAACAACAAAATAACAAGAGTGAAGCATGA
- the ftsA gene encoding cell division protein FtsA codes for MTKSAERNLVIGLDVGTSKVVATVGEITVDNQLSIVGVGRQESHGMDKGGVNDLDLVSESIKRAVDEAELMADCRISSVYLGISGKHIQCQNESGVVAINNAEVTDDDIANVIHIARSVPMSAERKMLHSLPQEYSIDMQEGIKNPLGMSGVRMEAKAHIITCSNDMAKNIEKCVERCGLQVDQLTFNALASCYSVLTDDEKELGVAVLDIGGGTMDIAIYVNGALRHTAVIPVAGNQVTGDIAKIFRTPISHAESLKVQYAFASSQMASSEETIEVPSVGGRPARVMSRHTLSEVVEPRFRELFELAQEELRRSGFEDQIAAGLVITGGSAKMQGAQEVAEDIFQMPVRIGKPIGIKGLTDYVDDPAYATAVGLLQYGRSLQSMNAQKSKVDAEGSWWNRVTKWFQGEF; via the coding sequence ATGACAAAGTCGGCAGAAAGAAACTTAGTGATTGGATTAGATGTTGGCACATCAAAGGTCGTCGCCACAGTTGGGGAGATCACTGTGGACAATCAACTTAGTATTGTCGGTGTCGGACGCCAAGAGTCTCACGGCATGGATAAGGGCGGGGTAAACGATTTAGACCTCGTTTCTGAGTCTATTAAACGCGCTGTAGATGAAGCCGAGCTAATGGCTGATTGCAGAATAAGCTCGGTTTATTTGGGGATTTCAGGCAAACATATTCAGTGTCAAAACGAAAGTGGCGTGGTGGCAATAAACAATGCTGAAGTCACTGACGATGATATTGCCAATGTTATTCACATTGCACGTTCTGTACCTATGTCTGCCGAACGCAAAATGCTGCACTCATTGCCGCAAGAATATAGCATCGACATGCAAGAGGGGATCAAAAACCCTCTGGGTATGAGTGGCGTAAGGATGGAAGCGAAAGCACATATCATTACGTGTTCAAATGACATGGCAAAGAATATTGAAAAGTGTGTTGAACGCTGTGGTTTACAGGTAGACCAATTAACGTTTAACGCTTTGGCGTCATGTTACTCAGTGTTGACTGATGATGAAAAAGAGCTTGGTGTTGCGGTATTAGATATCGGTGGTGGCACCATGGATATTGCGATTTATGTAAATGGTGCGCTGCGCCATACTGCTGTGATCCCGGTCGCGGGTAATCAGGTTACTGGCGATATAGCAAAAATATTTAGAACACCTATTTCGCATGCCGAGTCTCTGAAAGTACAATATGCCTTCGCGTCGAGCCAAATGGCATCAAGCGAAGAAACCATCGAAGTACCAAGTGTTGGTGGACGCCCTGCTCGGGTAATGTCTCGCCATACTTTGTCTGAGGTGGTAGAGCCAAGATTTAGAGAATTGTTTGAGCTTGCACAAGAAGAATTACGTCGCTCAGGTTTTGAAGATCAAATTGCGGCAGGTCTTGTTATCACTGGCGGTAGCGCCAAGATGCAAGGTGCACAAGAAGTCGCAGAAGATATATTCCAAATGCCAGTAAGAATAGGTAAACCAATTGGCATTAAGGGATTAACAGATTATGTTGATGACCCTGCATATGCAACGGCGGTAGGTTTGTTACAATACGGCCGTTCACTACAATCGATGAATGCACAGAAATCGAAAGTAGATGCAGAGGGGAGTTGGTGGAACCGTGTTACAAAATGGTTCCAAGGCGAGTTTTAA
- the ftsZ gene encoding cell division protein FtsZ yields MFDIMEQHSEEAVIKVIGVGGGGGNAVEHMVNQEIEGVRFIVANTDAQALRRSSADITVQLGTQITSGLGAGANPEVGRSAAEEDLETIKSSLEGADMVFIAAGMGGGTGTGAAPVVARAAKELGILTVAVVTRPFDLEGKKRMAAAEQGIAELSEIVDSLITIPNNKLLKVLGKGTTLLDAFAKANDVLYGAVQGIAELITRSGLINVDFADVRTVMSAMGTAMMGTASATGPDRAQEAAEAAISSPLLEDVDLTGAKGILVNITAGMDITIEEFEVVGNHVKALASENATVVVGAVIDPEMSEELRVTVVATGLGGDRRPQFGIVDNGFRQASGSDAVGGTQTSSQTSMYVPSFTQPQTSAAEPEQPAEAPAPQVQEQKPQQASSSTSAKGNDSKEKGDYFDIPAFLRKQSD; encoded by the coding sequence ATGTTTGATATTATGGAACAGCACAGCGAAGAAGCTGTCATTAAAGTCATCGGTGTCGGTGGCGGCGGCGGTAACGCCGTAGAACACATGGTAAACCAAGAAATTGAAGGTGTACGTTTTATCGTAGCGAATACTGACGCACAAGCGTTACGCCGTTCGTCTGCGGATATTACCGTACAGCTAGGTACTCAGATTACCTCAGGTCTTGGAGCTGGCGCAAACCCAGAAGTGGGCCGCAGCGCAGCAGAAGAAGATCTAGAAACCATCAAGAGCAGCCTTGAAGGCGCAGACATGGTATTTATCGCAGCCGGTATGGGCGGTGGTACAGGTACCGGTGCCGCACCTGTTGTTGCTCGTGCAGCAAAAGAACTAGGTATTTTGACTGTGGCTGTAGTAACGCGTCCTTTCGATCTCGAGGGTAAAAAGCGCATGGCTGCGGCTGAGCAAGGTATTGCTGAGTTGTCAGAAATTGTAGATTCACTTATTACAATTCCAAACAACAAATTGCTTAAAGTTCTTGGTAAAGGGACTACACTGCTAGATGCCTTCGCTAAAGCAAATGACGTGCTCTATGGCGCGGTACAAGGTATTGCAGAGTTGATCACACGTTCAGGTCTAATCAACGTTGACTTTGCGGATGTGAGAACCGTGATGTCAGCAATGGGGACTGCAATGATGGGGACGGCTTCGGCAACAGGTCCTGATCGTGCACAAGAAGCTGCGGAAGCCGCGATCTCTAGCCCGCTTTTAGAAGATGTGGACCTAACTGGCGCGAAAGGTATTTTGGTAAATATTACCGCTGGCATGGACATTACAATCGAAGAGTTTGAGGTCGTTGGTAACCATGTGAAAGCGTTAGCATCTGAAAACGCGACTGTGGTAGTGGGTGCTGTTATTGACCCTGAAATGAGCGAAGAGCTAAGAGTGACCGTGGTTGCTACCGGCTTAGGTGGTGACCGTCGTCCGCAATTTGGTATTGTAGACAATGGCTTTAGACAAGCCTCAGGCTCAGATGCAGTAGGTGGCACACAAACTAGCTCACAAACGAGCATGTATGTGCCAAGCTTTACGCAACCACAAACATCAGCGGCAGAACCTGAGCAACCAGCTGAAGCGCCTGCACCACAAGTACAAGAGCAGAAGCCACAACAAGCTTCTAGTTCAACAAGTGCAAAAGGTAACGACAGTAAAGAGAAAGGTGACTACTTCGATATTCCGGCTTTTTTACGTAAGCAGTCAGACTAA
- the lpxC gene encoding UDP-3-O-acyl-N-acetylglucosamine deacetylase, producing the protein MIKQRTIAQVVKATGVGLHKGEKVTITLRPAGVNTGVVFRRVDLDPVVDFETTPEAVGDTQLCTCLTNKDGVRLSTTEHLIAAVAALGIDNLIVELDSAEVPIMDGSALPFIYLIQKGGIEEQNAAKRFIRIKEKVRVEDGDKWAEIEPYDGFHIDFEIDFNHPAINASRQRIGLDITAQSFTEEISRARTFGFMRDIEYMHANNLALGGSMDNAVVLDQFKVLNPDGLRYADEFVKHKILDCVGDMFMAGHNILGKISCYKSGHGLNNMLLREIMATESAWEWATFEEPVSMPAPGMEAGINTATA; encoded by the coding sequence ATGATTAAACAACGTACGATTGCACAAGTCGTTAAAGCCACAGGTGTAGGTTTACACAAAGGTGAAAAGGTCACGATCACTCTCCGACCAGCTGGTGTGAATACAGGTGTTGTATTTCGCCGCGTTGATCTAGACCCTGTTGTTGATTTTGAAACAACACCGGAAGCTGTGGGCGACACGCAACTGTGTACGTGTTTAACAAATAAAGATGGCGTTCGCTTGTCTACTACCGAGCACTTGATTGCTGCGGTCGCTGCGCTTGGGATTGATAATCTCATCGTAGAGCTAGACAGCGCCGAAGTGCCTATTATGGATGGCAGTGCATTGCCATTCATCTACTTAATTCAAAAAGGCGGTATTGAAGAGCAAAACGCTGCCAAGCGCTTTATTCGCATCAAAGAAAAAGTGCGTGTTGAAGATGGCGACAAGTGGGCTGAAATTGAACCTTACGATGGTTTCCACATCGACTTTGAAATCGACTTCAATCACCCAGCGATCAATGCTAGCCGCCAACGTATTGGATTAGACATTACCGCGCAAAGCTTTACTGAAGAGATCAGTCGTGCTCGTACTTTCGGTTTTATGCGTGATATCGAATACATGCATGCAAACAACCTAGCCTTAGGTGGTAGCATGGACAATGCGGTTGTTTTAGATCAGTTTAAAGTATTAAATCCAGATGGCCTGCGCTATGCGGATGAGTTTGTTAAACACAAGATCTTAGACTGTGTGGGTGATATGTTTATGGCAGGTCACAACATTTTAGGTAAGATTTCATGCTATAAATCAGGCCACGGCCTAAACAATATGTTGCTTCGTGAAATCATGGCAACTGAGTCAGCATGGGAGTGGGCGACATTCGAAGAGCCAGTCAGTATGCCAGCGCCAGGAATGGAAGCGGGTATCAATACCGCAACGGCATAA
- a CDS encoding DUF721 domain-containing protein — MAKNRYNPKPLDEVMGGWSDKLNQYGQKSAQAAQLQSCLEDTLGPILSKKCRVAHYKEGTLTIEAASATLATRLNFLKMDILSAFRKVGLHDCALVKITTNPEAQQRLSNKVESQSSTYQANRSMSQATGEHLLALAQSAPPSLKAKLERLAKHANTTQKK; from the coding sequence TTGGCTAAAAATCGCTACAATCCAAAACCGCTTGATGAAGTGATGGGGGGGTGGTCAGATAAACTCAATCAATATGGTCAAAAAAGCGCCCAAGCGGCACAGTTACAGAGCTGTTTGGAAGACACTCTAGGCCCTATTTTGAGTAAGAAGTGCCGTGTTGCTCACTACAAAGAGGGGACACTGACGATAGAAGCGGCTTCAGCAACGCTTGCTACTCGGCTAAACTTTTTAAAAATGGATATTCTCAGTGCATTTAGAAAAGTGGGATTACATGACTGTGCGTTAGTGAAAATTACCACCAATCCAGAAGCTCAACAGCGTCTCTCAAATAAGGTGGAATCCCAATCTTCGACCTATCAAGCCAATCGAAGTATGAGCCAAGCCACTGGCGAGCATTTGCTAGCGCTAGCGCAATCCGCGCCACCATCGCTTAAAGCAAAACTAGAAAGACTCGCTAAACACGCAAACACAACGCAAAAAAAATGA
- the secA gene encoding preprotein translocase subunit SecA, whose product MLANIFTKIFGSRNDRTIKNLRKTVALINALEEQYDKLSDEELKAKTAEFKQRIEQGSSLDDLLPEAFATVREASKRVFGMRHFDVQMIGGMVLHQGRISEMRTGEGKTLTATLPAYLNAVSGKGVHVITVNDYLAKRDAETNRPLFEFLGLTVGCNVPGMMPQQKKQAYAADITYGTNNEFGFDYLRDNMAFSVEERVQRPLNYAVVDEVDSILIDEARTPLIISGPAEDSSELYAEINKIVPDLVQQEKEDEEGIEGDGDFTIDEKGKQVHLTERGQVKVEELLTERGLIEEGDSLYSAGNISLLSHVYAALRAHKLYQKDVDYVVKDNEVIIVDEHTGRTMEGRRWSEGLHQAVEAKEGVRIQNENQTLASITFQNYFRLYNKLAGMTGTADTEAFEFQSIYGLDTVVIPTNKPMVRDDRADLVYLTQEEKFEAILEDIRSCQERGQPVLVGTVSIESSEYLSHFLRKEKIEHNVLNAKFHAQEADIIADAGLPGKVTIATNMAGRGTDIVLGGSWQSDVEKLENPSEEQVAEIKEAWKARHDAVLASGGLHIIGTERHESRRIDNQLRGRAGRQGDAGSSRFYLSMDDALMRIFAGERMTNMMRKLGMQRGEAIEHPWVNRAIENAQRKVEARNFDIRKQLLEYDDVANDQRKVVYEQRNELLEEGDISETITAIREDVLNATVDQYIPPQSLAEMWDIPALEERLKNDFHVELPIAKWLEEDSKLYEEVLRDRIVEEVDKAYKQKEEMVGSDVLRHFEKAVMLQSLDQHWKDHLAAMDHLRQGIHLRGYAQKNPKQEYKRESFELFSQMLENLKIDVVGVLSKVQVRAEEDVEKVEEQHRKSEQAPREYQHEEVERVGGDAPEGVSVAHRNEPKVGRNDPCPCQSGKKYKQCCGKLK is encoded by the coding sequence ATGTTAGCAAATATTTTTACCAAAATTTTTGGTAGTCGTAATGATCGCACCATCAAAAACCTAAGAAAAACAGTCGCTTTAATCAATGCGTTAGAAGAACAATACGACAAATTAAGCGATGAAGAACTAAAGGCAAAAACCGCTGAATTCAAACAGCGTATTGAACAAGGTTCGAGTCTAGATGATTTATTACCAGAGGCGTTCGCTACGGTGCGTGAAGCATCTAAGCGCGTATTTGGAATGCGTCATTTCGATGTGCAAATGATTGGTGGTATGGTACTACACCAAGGCCGCATTTCAGAAATGAGAACGGGTGAAGGTAAAACACTAACAGCAACATTGCCTGCGTATTTAAATGCAGTTTCAGGTAAGGGTGTTCACGTTATTACCGTCAACGACTACCTAGCTAAGCGTGATGCTGAGACAAACCGTCCACTATTCGAATTCCTAGGCCTTACTGTTGGATGTAACGTACCAGGCATGATGCCACAGCAAAAAAAGCAAGCCTATGCTGCGGATATCACTTATGGTACTAACAACGAGTTCGGCTTTGACTACCTACGCGATAACATGGCGTTTAGTGTTGAAGAGCGTGTACAGCGTCCACTTAACTATGCGGTGGTGGATGAGGTGGATTCAATCCTAATTGATGAAGCACGTACACCACTTATCATTTCTGGTCCTGCCGAAGATAGTTCTGAGCTTTATGCTGAAATCAATAAAATTGTTCCTGATCTTGTGCAACAAGAAAAAGAGGACGAGGAAGGCATTGAAGGTGACGGCGATTTCACCATCGATGAAAAAGGTAAACAAGTTCACCTTACTGAGCGTGGCCAAGTTAAAGTTGAAGAATTACTGACGGAACGTGGGTTGATTGAAGAGGGTGACTCTCTTTACTCAGCTGGTAATATTTCACTGCTTAGCCATGTTTACGCAGCACTGCGCGCTCACAAACTATATCAAAAAGACGTTGATTACGTTGTAAAAGATAACGAAGTTATTATTGTTGATGAGCACACGGGCCGTACGATGGAAGGGCGTCGTTGGTCTGAAGGCCTTCACCAAGCCGTTGAAGCTAAAGAAGGGGTTCGTATTCAAAACGAAAACCAAACCTTGGCTTCGATCACCTTCCAGAATTACTTCCGTCTATACAACAAACTTGCTGGTATGACAGGTACGGCGGATACTGAAGCATTCGAGTTCCAATCAATTTATGGTCTAGATACGGTAGTTATCCCAACCAATAAACCTATGGTTCGTGATGACCGAGCGGATCTTGTATATTTGACGCAAGAAGAGAAATTTGAAGCCATTCTTGAAGACATTCGTTCTTGCCAAGAACGTGGTCAGCCTGTGTTGGTGGGTACAGTATCTATCGAAAGTTCTGAGTATCTTTCTCACTTCCTTCGCAAAGAAAAAATTGAGCATAACGTACTGAATGCTAAATTCCACGCACAAGAAGCGGATATTATCGCGGACGCGGGTCTACCGGGCAAAGTAACGATTGCCACGAATATGGCTGGTCGTGGTACGGATATCGTACTGGGTGGCAGCTGGCAGTCGGATGTTGAAAAGTTAGAAAATCCATCAGAAGAGCAAGTAGCAGAAATCAAAGAAGCTTGGAAAGCGCGTCACGATGCAGTACTGGCTTCTGGTGGTTTACACATTATTGGTACTGAACGTCACGAATCTCGTCGTATTGATAACCAGTTGCGTGGTCGTGCTGGTCGTCAAGGTGATGCAGGTTCAAGCCGCTTCTACCTATCGATGGATGATGCATTGATGCGTATCTTTGCTGGTGAGCGTATGACTAACATGATGCGCAAACTCGGTATGCAACGTGGTGAAGCTATTGAGCACCCATGGGTTAACCGTGCCATTGAAAACGCCCAGCGCAAAGTAGAAGCGCGTAACTTTGATATTCGTAAACAATTACTTGAATACGATGATGTTGCGAACGATCAACGTAAAGTGGTTTACGAGCAACGTAACGAACTACTTGAAGAAGGCGATATTTCAGAGACTATTACGGCTATTCGTGAAGATGTGTTGAATGCGACTGTTGATCAGTATATTCCACCGCAAAGTCTTGCTGAAATGTGGGACATTCCAGCACTTGAAGAACGCTTGAAAAATGACTTCCATGTTGAGCTTCCGATTGCAAAATGGCTTGAAGAAGACAGCAAACTATATGAAGAAGTGCTACGCGATCGTATCGTAGAAGAGGTTGATAAGGCGTACAAGCAAAAAGAAGAGATGGTAGGCTCAGATGTACTACGTCATTTCGAAAAAGCGGTTATGCTACAAAGCCTAGATCAGCATTGGAAAGATCACTTAGCGGCAATGGACCATCTTCGTCAAGGTATTCATTTACGTGGTTATGCGCAGAAGAATCCGAAGCAAGAGTATAAGCGTGAGTCATTTGAGTTATTCTCACAAATGCTTGAGAACTTGAAGATTGACGTGGTTGGTGTACTTAGTAAGGTTCAGGTTCGTGCTGAAGAAGATGTTGAAAAAGTTGAAGAGCAGCACCGCAAGAGTGAGCAAGCACCGCGTGAATATCAACATGAAGAGGTTGAGCGCGTAGGTGGTGATGCACCAGAAGGTGTGTCTGTTGCTCATCGAAATGAGCCTAAAGTAGGCCGTAACGATCCTTGTCCTTGTCAATCAGGCAAGAAGTATAAGCAGTGTTGCGGAAAACTAAAATAA
- the mutT gene encoding 8-oxo-dGTP diphosphatase MutT — MQKKRVEVAVGVIEKDQQIFVCLRGEEQHQGGLWEFPGGKMEAGEDVFSALKRELQEEVGIEIYNSSELMRIEHDYADKAVCLYIHHVEDFSGEAHGAEGQPSKWVAVEHLHELAFPEANKAIVELLQAR, encoded by the coding sequence ATGCAAAAAAAACGTGTTGAAGTTGCCGTTGGAGTGATCGAAAAAGATCAACAAATCTTTGTATGTTTAAGAGGTGAAGAGCAACATCAAGGTGGACTTTGGGAATTTCCTGGCGGGAAAATGGAAGCGGGCGAAGATGTGTTTTCGGCATTGAAACGTGAGCTACAAGAAGAGGTTGGCATCGAGATCTATAACTCATCAGAGCTAATGCGTATTGAGCATGACTATGCTGATAAGGCGGTGTGTTTATATATTCATCATGTTGAGGATTTTTCCGGTGAAGCCCATGGTGCAGAAGGGCAACCTTCTAAATGGGTTGCAGTTGAGCATTTGCATGAGCTAGCGTTTCCTGAGGCCAATAAAGCAATCGTAGAGTTACTACAAGCACGCTAA
- a CDS encoding M13 family metallopeptidase produces MKKLSLTAASVALALGLIGCSEQPQTQQQQPAEQAEAQKVVLNSGIELENIDKSVRPQDDFYFHVNGHWLEKTKIPADKSNYGSFSQLYDESQKALRKVLEDAANNASAKAGSDEQKLGAFYQSYMDEGARNELGLNPIKPYLDDVQALKTKSELPTIFAKMRLTGASTPFGWYVNNDAKNSSENALYMFQSGLGLPDRDYYLKDDEKFGKIREQYQRYIEQLLAKAGHKNPGQAAFNIIELEKQIAEAQWTRVESRDATKTYNKLSQEEFNALMPDFDTSAFLTALGIKTDSLIVSQPSFFESLSKIIADSKLEVWQDYLTFHFTNDYAELLSKDIVDLKFGFFGKTLKGVEEQAPTWKKAVDASNSVLGEMLGKIYVKSYFPPEAKARMEELVANLIKGFDQAIDGLEWMSAETKVAAKEKLNKFTPKIGYPDKWKDYSALEISPDDLVGNYVRYSQFANQEMIDKLGKPVDRGEWFMTPQTVNAYYNPVNNEIVFPAAILQPPFFNLEADDAVNYGAIGAVIGHELGHGFDDQGAKYDGDGNLRNWWSESDLAQFEARSQKLVEQFNGFKPFEDASVNGELTLGENIGDLGGLTVAYKAYQISLGDQKAPIIDGYTGEQRFFMGWSQIWRRKYRDEELRNRLMTDPHSPSHYRVIGVLPNMPEFYKAFDVKEGDKMYLKPEDRVKIW; encoded by the coding sequence ATGAAAAAACTCTCACTGACCGCTGCAAGTGTTGCACTTGCATTGGGATTGATTGGTTGTAGTGAACAACCGCAAACACAACAACAACAGCCAGCGGAGCAAGCCGAAGCACAAAAGGTGGTTTTGAACTCTGGTATTGAACTCGAAAATATTGATAAATCAGTGCGCCCACAAGATGACTTCTATTTTCACGTGAATGGTCACTGGTTAGAAAAAACAAAAATCCCTGCAGATAAGTCAAATTATGGTTCTTTCTCGCAGCTCTATGATGAGTCACAAAAAGCACTGCGTAAAGTGCTAGAAGATGCTGCAAATAATGCATCTGCAAAAGCAGGCAGCGATGAGCAGAAATTAGGTGCGTTTTATCAAAGCTATATGGATGAAGGAGCGAGAAATGAACTAGGCTTAAACCCCATTAAGCCGTACTTGGATGACGTTCAAGCGCTGAAGACTAAATCAGAGCTACCAACTATCTTTGCTAAAATGCGTTTAACGGGGGCAAGTACACCGTTTGGTTGGTACGTTAATAATGATGCTAAAAACTCGAGTGAAAACGCGCTTTATATGTTTCAGTCAGGGCTTGGTCTACCTGATCGCGACTACTACCTGAAAGATGACGAAAAGTTTGGTAAAATTCGCGAACAGTATCAGCGCTATATCGAACAATTGTTAGCTAAGGCTGGTCATAAAAATCCAGGTCAAGCTGCGTTTAATATTATTGAGTTAGAAAAGCAGATTGCTGAGGCACAGTGGACACGTGTTGAAAGCCGCGATGCGACTAAAACTTATAACAAGCTTAGCCAAGAAGAGTTTAATGCGTTAATGCCTGACTTTGATACGTCTGCGTTTTTAACCGCACTTGGTATTAAAACGGATTCACTTATTGTAAGCCAACCGAGTTTCTTTGAATCGCTATCAAAAATCATTGCTGATTCAAAGCTAGAAGTCTGGCAAGACTATTTAACTTTTCACTTTACCAATGACTATGCAGAGTTATTAAGCAAAGATATTGTTGATCTTAAATTTGGCTTCTTTGGCAAAACATTGAAGGGTGTAGAAGAGCAAGCACCAACATGGAAAAAAGCGGTAGATGCAAGTAACTCTGTTCTTGGGGAGATGTTAGGCAAAATCTACGTGAAGTCGTATTTCCCACCAGAAGCAAAGGCGCGCATGGAAGAATTGGTTGCCAACCTTATTAAAGGGTTTGATCAAGCAATTGACGGCTTAGAGTGGATGAGCGCTGAAACGAAAGTAGCCGCCAAAGAAAAGCTCAATAAGTTCACGCCTAAAATAGGCTACCCTGACAAATGGAAAGATTATTCAGCACTTGAGATAAGTCCTGATGATCTAGTGGGTAACTATGTGCGTTATAGCCAATTTGCTAATCAGGAAATGATCGATAAATTAGGCAAACCTGTGGATCGTGGTGAGTGGTTTATGACACCGCAAACGGTGAACGCGTACTATAACCCAGTGAATAACGAGATTGTATTCCCTGCTGCGATTTTACAGCCACCATTCTTTAACCTAGAAGCGGATGATGCAGTAAACTACGGTGCAATCGGTGCGGTTATCGGTCACGAGTTGGGTCACGGCTTTGACGATCAAGGTGCCAAGTATGACGGAGATGGTAACCTGCGTAATTGGTGGAGTGAGTCTGATTTAGCGCAATTTGAAGCGCGTAGCCAAAAGTTGGTTGAGCAATTTAATGGTTTTAAACCATTTGAAGATGCTAGCGTTAATGGTGAACTGACACTGGGTGAAAATATCGGTGATTTAGGTGGCTTAACCGTTGCATATAAAGCGTACCAAATTTCACTAGGCGATCAGAAAGCGCCGATTATAGATGGTTACACTGGAGAGCAGCGCTTCTTTATGGGTTGGTCACAAATTTGGCGTCGCAAATATCGCGATGAAGAGCTGCGTAATCGTCTGATGACAGATCCGCATTCACCAAGTCATTATCGAGTGATCGGTGTGCTACCAAATATGCCTGAATTTTATAAAGCATTTGATGTGAAAGAGGGCGATAAGATGTATCTTAAGCCAGAAGACAGAGTGAAAATCTGGTAA